The Blautia pseudococcoides genome segment GATACACAGATATGGAGCATTCTGCTCCATATCCCACCGGCATTCTTCCATGACAGGGTATCCCTTTCTTTTCCTCCAGTATAACACAGGCCTGATCCAGCCCACAAGATTCGTTCTCATGTCATTATGAAAAACTGAATCAGACTTGCCAATGTCTTACCTATGGCAATGGACAGGACTACCAGCCCTACACCTTTTGTAAGGCCCACCCGTCTTGCCATAATGGCAAATACATTCACCACTTCACCAAGAGCAATAATCCAGCTTCCCAGGAACATGCCGAAGAATATGCCGATAACTGCCAGTCCCCATTGCCCAAGAGGCAGGTGGAACTGATACAGATAAAAAATATTCCCGAGAAAAGTGCCCAGAATCAAAGCGTCCTCGTAGAGGAGCAGATTATGTCCTGTATGGGTAACGCCTGCATACCGCGGGATAATACCCAGTCCGATAATAAAGGCTGCCAGCGCGGTGGCCACAACCATACCGCCGCTTAAACCTATGATGGCAGCAATCAGTTCACTAAACCACATTTCAGCTCTTCTCCTTCCTGTTCTTCTTCTCTATCAGAGTTTTATCCACATCGTCCTCATAGACACGCATCTGTACCTCCATAGGAGTAGGGTCCTGTGTGATCTTTCCGTGCCCGAAATGGTTGAAGAAGAATACCACCCCAAGGCCGATTCCCAGAGAATAGGTAAACTCCAGAATGGTGTGCCCAGTGGAAATATTGCCTGTGAGCTGTTTGTAGATCTGAAAAAACAGCCCGGAAGTATCCACATCCATATTAAATGTCATAATGGAAAAAGCGCCGCCGAAAAATGTCAGAAAGCACACCAGAACCGTCTTCATCCAGCTCCAGAACACGTGTTTATGTTTCTGTGTCTCATAGGTAATGACAAAATTTGCCTCGCCGATATGGGTCACGTCCACAGTCTGCTCCTTATCCTGGATCGCATCCACCAGTTCCAGGGCTGATACCACATAACGCCCCGGCTTTCCGTCCGGTACGGTAAACACCTTTCTCACCCGGTTCCTGTTCAGCACACTTGTGCTGCTGGAGGACAGCTTCGCCACATCCTGCAGATAAACTTCCGGCTGATGTACCTCCACATTTTTCTCTGTCTGCACATATAAAATATCACTCATGTAAATATCTCCTTTGAACATAGACAGCCGGACGTAATCCTCCTGACTGCAATCACTATTACAGGGATAGTATGACATTTTCCTGTGCAAACTATTCTTAAAACAGCACACTTGCTGTGCCTTTCCTCAAAGCTTTTCCCGCAGGCAGTTCAGTATTTTTTTCTCAAGCCTTGACACCTGGACCTGGGATATGCCCAGCTCCCCCGCGATCTGGGTCTGGGTTTTCTCCTGGAAGAAACGCATATAGATCAGTTTTCTCTCCTCCGGATTCAATGTACCCAGCATTTGCTCCAGCATCATGCGGTTTAAAAGATGCTCCTGGTCATTTCTCTGTTCCTCTATTTTGTCTTCAAGGGAGATATCCGTGCCGTCTCCCTGATATATGGTCTTCTGCAGGGACTCGATCTGTGCCCCCGACTCCATTGCCATTACCAGTTCCTCTCTGGTCACTGCAATGCGCTCTGCGATCTCATCCATCTCCGGCTCTCTCCCGTTCTCTATCATCAGTTCCTCTCTGGCTGTGTAAGCCCGGCAGCATATCTCCTTTAAGGAACGGCTGACTTTCATCATACCGTCATCCCGCAAAAAACGTTTAATCTCCCCTGTGATCATGGGAACTGCATAGGTGGAAAATTTCACATCATAAGAAGTGTCGAATTTGTCGATGGCCTTCAAAAGACCAATGCTCCCTATCTGGAACAAATCCTCTGCCTCCACCCCACGGTTTAAAAAACGCCTTACAATGCTGTGTACCAGACCAATATTTTTCTCTACCAACGTATCTCTTGCTTCCTTATCTCCCTGGTGCGCACGCCCGATAAGGGCAAGGATATCCTCCATACAGCCTCCTTCTACTCAAATACCTGAATTCCGGTTCCGATTTTTTTCTTCATCCGGACGACAGTACCCTTTCCCGGCTCAGATTCCACTTCCAGCATATCCATAAATGCCTCCATGAAGGCAAAGCCCATGCCCGAGCGGTCCTGCTCCGGTTTTGTAGTGAACATGGGCTCCATGGCCTTCTCCACATTCTCAATCCCACGCCCGTGGTCAGTCACCGCCACGGTGAGTTCTCTGCCGCAGATAGTGCAGTCGATCCTGATCTTATCCGTCTCCTTCTCGTAAGCATGTACAATACAGTTTGTGATCGCCTCAGAGACAGCCGTCTTAATATCTGCCACCTCCTCAAGTGTGGGATTTAACTGGGTGGCAAACGCTGCCACCGTGATCCGTGCCAGCCCTTCGTTGCAGGAACGGCTGTCCATCTCCAATGTCATTTCATTGGTATTCTCCATATCTACCTTCCCCCTTACCTTCTTTTCTGGTGCCAGACAGCTTCCTGGCTGATTTCAATATATTTGTAGATGCCTGACAGGCGCATAATACGGTTTACCCTGTCGTTTACATGAATTGCCGACACCCTGCCCCCGCTGTAATGCAGCAGGCGGTATCTTCCCATAAGCATACCGATTCCGGAACTGTCCATAAAGGTGGTGCCGGAAAAGTCAAAGACAAGCTGGCGGACATTACCTTTTTTCAGCTCTTTGTCCACCTCATCGGTGATCTGGCTGGCAAAATGATGGTCCAGCTCCTGTGGTACATAGACCATCAGGCAGTTGCCCCTCTTTTTTAACACATCTTCCATACTCATTTCCCCTTACTCTTCCAATGTATCCCATCCGGATACTGCCGCCCGCAGAAATCTCATATTTTTCTACGGACAACAAAAGGATGTGCATACATTCATGCACACCCTTTCCTTCAAGGTTTCTCTTAGGTTATTCTTCCCCGGTGTCTTCCCGGCTATCCTGTCCGTCACCTTCATCACCGCTGTTGTCATCGCCGTTATTGTCATCCTGGTTTTCGTCACCGGTTCCGGGTTCCATACCGTCTTCCCCGCCTCCGTCCTCCTGGCCTTCATCGGGCTGATCCCCTGTATCTTCCTGAGGCTGTCCCTCATCAGCAGGTGCCTGGGAACCATCTCCGCCCCCGTCCTGCCCTGCCGAGGCTCCGGCAGGCGTTCCTCCGATGGCTGTCATGTAGTCCTTAGCGTCGCTGGCATAGCTGGTGCCCGGGAATGCGTCTATGATCTTCTGATACCATACTATGGCATTTTCGTTGTCTCCGCTCTTCTGATAAGACTGGGCCAGATAGAACATGGAGTCATAATCCGGGTCTCCGATATCCTGGGCTTTCAGCAGATTTTCAATGGCTGTTGCATAATCCTGGTTTTCATACGCTGTGATACCCGTGCTCTTATATGCGGCCTTCACCGTTTCTCCGATCTCACTCATAATCTTGTCATACATGGACTTGGCATCCACGGACAGCAGGGACGCGTCCACACTCTCCAGAGCGTTGGCTGCATTCTGATAATTCCCGCCGTTGTAGGCCTGCCAGGCCTTGATCAGATTATCATAGCTCTCAGACTTGGTATTAGCCTGGGCGATCTGCTCATTGGCTGTGTTCACAGACTGGGACGAGGCATCTATCTCCTGCTGCATCCTGTCTATCTCCGCAGCCTGGGTAGCCACCTTGTCACTGTACTCCACGATTTTCTTGTTGGCCTCATTATTGATCTTCTGGGTCTTGGCCGGAACAATAAGGAACCAGAGGGCTGATGCCCCCACAAGCAGCCCGATGATCAGGTTGATCAGCGTGTTGGTCACGGTTCTCTCCCTGTATTCCGGGGGCTGTATGATGGTGTCATTGCCTGAGTTGTATATGACACGCCCGTCCTTTTCCTGGCGGTTCTTTTCCTTTGCCTTGAATCTTGGCTCCAGGCTGGTCATTCTTCCTGTCTGGTCATCCACCTCCCGCAGAAAACGCAGTGTGGTGGTATTGGTCTTGTCTATCTTGGCAGCGATCTTCAGCTGTTTCCTGGCCTTCTCATAGGCACCTTCTTTTATATATATCAAAGAAAGCAGATGATAGCCTTTGATCAGCTTAGGATTGCTGGTAAGCACCTTCTTGAGCTGCATCTTAGCCATATCCAGATTGCCGGTCCGGCAGTATGCAAGACACTGGTTATATTTTTTGATGCTGGTGTTGATGGTGTCAAGCCTATTGGCATTGCTCTGCAGCTTGTTGATATAATCTGACGCCACATTGCCGTCCGGCATAATATTTTTGCTGATGACCCATTCACTTAAAGCGGCCACTACCTCTCCGGTCTCAAAATACACCAGCCCCAGCAGGTTCCTGGCCTGGATATTACATTTGTTCATCTTAAGGCTTCGTTTCAGGCAGGTAATTGCCCCGGACAAGTCACGGATCTGTGCCTTCTCCAGCCCCTGATTATAATAGAGATTGGACAGTGCCACTGCCTTTTTCTGGGCGGTCACATTACACCCGCACTTTGGGCAGTAAGGTGAAGTGTTGAGCTGTGCCTGGCATATCATACAATTCATCTGTCTTCTCCCTAATTCTTAGCCGTTCCATTGGTTTCTTTCAGCATTTCCTTCAAAATATCAATCACATCCGTCAAATCCTGTTTGTAGATATTGCCTTCCGCATCATCCACATCCAGGCACGGCTGAAATTTTTTCAGTTCTTCCTCGTAATTAATCATTC includes the following:
- a CDS encoding STAS domain-containing protein translates to MEDVLKKRGNCLMVYVPQELDHHFASQITDEVDKELKKGNVRQLVFDFSGTTFMDSSGIGMLMGRYRLLHYSGGRVSAIHVNDRVNRIMRLSGIYKYIEISQEAVWHQKRR
- the spoIIAB gene encoding anti-sigma F factor — protein: MENTNEMTLEMDSRSCNEGLARITVAAFATQLNPTLEEVADIKTAVSEAITNCIVHAYEKETDKIRIDCTICGRELTVAVTDHGRGIENVEKAMEPMFTTKPEQDRSGMGFAFMEAFMDMLEVESEPGKGTVVRMKKKIGTGIQVFE
- the sigF gene encoding RNA polymerase sporulation sigma factor SigF, which produces MEDILALIGRAHQGDKEARDTLVEKNIGLVHSIVRRFLNRGVEAEDLFQIGSIGLLKAIDKFDTSYDVKFSTYAVPMITGEIKRFLRDDGMMKVSRSLKEICCRAYTAREELMIENGREPEMDEIAERIAVTREELVMAMESGAQIESLQKTIYQGDGTDISLEDKIEEQRNDQEHLLNRMMLEQMLGTLNPEERKLIYMRFFQEKTQTQIAGELGISQVQVSRLEKKILNCLREKL
- a CDS encoding stage V sporulation protein AB, which codes for MWFSELIAAIIGLSGGMVVATALAAFIIGLGIIPRYAGVTHTGHNLLLYEDALILGTFLGNIFYLYQFHLPLGQWGLAVIGIFFGMFLGSWIIALGEVVNVFAIMARRVGLTKGVGLVVLSIAIGKTLASLIQFFIMT
- a CDS encoding stage V sporulation protein AA — encoded protein: MSDILYVQTEKNVEVHQPEVYLQDVAKLSSSSTSVLNRNRVRKVFTVPDGKPGRYVVSALELVDAIQDKEQTVDVTHIGEANFVITYETQKHKHVFWSWMKTVLVCFLTFFGGAFSIMTFNMDVDTSGLFFQIYKQLTGNISTGHTILEFTYSLGIGLGVVFFFNHFGHGKITQDPTPMEVQMRVYEDDVDKTLIEKKNRKEKS
- a CDS encoding tetratricopeptide repeat protein, which produces MNCMICQAQLNTSPYCPKCGCNVTAQKKAVALSNLYYNQGLEKAQIRDLSGAITCLKRSLKMNKCNIQARNLLGLVYFETGEVVAALSEWVISKNIMPDGNVASDYINKLQSNANRLDTINTSIKKYNQCLAYCRTGNLDMAKMQLKKVLTSNPKLIKGYHLLSLIYIKEGAYEKARKQLKIAAKIDKTNTTTLRFLREVDDQTGRMTSLEPRFKAKEKNRQEKDGRVIYNSGNDTIIQPPEYRERTVTNTLINLIIGLLVGASALWFLIVPAKTQKINNEANKKIVEYSDKVATQAAEIDRMQQEIDASSQSVNTANEQIAQANTKSESYDNLIKAWQAYNGGNYQNAANALESVDASLLSVDAKSMYDKIMSEIGETVKAAYKSTGITAYENQDYATAIENLLKAQDIGDPDYDSMFYLAQSYQKSGDNENAIVWYQKIIDAFPGTSYASDAKDYMTAIGGTPAGASAGQDGGGDGSQAPADEGQPQEDTGDQPDEGQEDGGGEDGMEPGTGDENQDDNNGDDNSGDEGDGQDSREDTGEE